The following coding sequences lie in one Xiphias gladius isolate SHS-SW01 ecotype Sanya breed wild chromosome 24, ASM1685928v1, whole genome shotgun sequence genomic window:
- the cks1b gene encoding cyclin-dependent kinases regulatory subunit 1: MSHKQIYYSDKYDDDKYEYRHVMLPKDIAKRVPKTHLMSETEWRNLGVQQSQGWVHYMIHQPEPHILLFRRPLPNPKS; encoded by the exons ATGTCTCACAAACAGATCTACTACTCTGACAAATACGATGATGACAAGTACGAGTACAG GCATGTAATGCTACCCAAAGACATTGCAAAGCGTGTACCGAAGACCCATTTGATGTCGGAGACCGAGTGGCGGAACCTGGGTGTTCAACAGAGCCAAGGATGGGTGCATTACATGATCCACCAGCCAG AGCCGCACATCTTGCTGTTCCGGCGCCCTCTGCCCAACCCAAAATCATAA